In the genome of Campylobacter concisus, the window ATTTTGGTTGTTTATTATGTCTTGCTTCTCTAAAAGAACGATAAAAAATTTTTCACCATTTTTTAAAATAGCATTTTGCAGTCTCGCTTCTAGTAAGATCGCACCGCCATCTTTTCTTTTTAAATTTACTCTAGCGCTATTATCTTTCGTATTTTGTAAAAATTCCAAGAAGCTGTAGTTTGTACTTTCTTGGCTTGTTATGACTAGCTCGCTTATATCTTTGTATTGCAACAAAAAGTCATCTAAACTATCAAAACCCAATAGCTCAAGTGAATCTTGCGTTATCGCAGATATTTTTAAATTTTCATCATATATTATCACTTCAAATTTCCTTCTTTGAGTACTGCAAGCTTTTCTGCTACGCTTTTATTTGTTATTTTTGCCACTTCGTCTAAATTCGCTTCGCTGATTTTATCAAACTTCCGTAAAAGCTGATTAATTTCGCGATACTGCCCTCAGAAACGCCAGCTTGCTTTAGAATTGATCTTTGCATATCGTTTTTCTGCCTTGTTTTTCTGTGAAAGCTAATGACAAATCTATGGCTTTCATCACGCATTTTTTGGAAAAACTGCAGCTTTTTATCGCTTGTACTTAGGCTAAAGCTACCATTTTTTGTGTAAATTTTATCCTTTGCCTCGCCTTTTGCGCGGTGAGCTTTGGCATCGATCTTCTCTTTTGAAATGGCTATCACATCGACATTTGCGCCACTACTTGCTAAAATTTCACAGGCTAAATTTAAAAGCACTTCACCACCATCAATGACCCAAATATCAGGCGGGCTAAGCTTGTCAAATCTAAGCGCTCTAGCTGTTAGGCTCTCTTTCATCTGATCGTAGTCGTTTTTAGAGTTTAGATGCATGTGGCGGTAGTTTTGCTTCGCCCACTCGCCGTGTTCATAGCGCACCATCGCTCCGACACTTGCCTCGCCAAAAAGGTGCGAGTTGTCGTAGGCTTCGACCACGTAAGGCGTGTGAGCTAGATTAAAGTACTCTTTTATCTCATTTAATAGCTCATTGTCGTGTGTTTTTAGGTATTTTTCGATGCTAACTTCAGCGTTTTTTGTAGCGATCTCACAAATTTTACGCTTATCGCCTATTTTAGGGCAAGTGATGCTAAATTTACGACCAAATCTCTCGTTTAAAATTTCCTCCACCAGCTCGCTATCTTCAAAGCTCTCATGCACATAAATTTTGGTGCTAATTATCGGCTGTCTAGCTATGAAGCTTTTTAAAATAGCCTGCTTATAAGCTTCGTTTATCTCGTCTTTTTGAGCGTTTTTGGCCTGCGTGATGTCAGTTTTTACGCCAGTTATCTTGCCACTTTGCACGCTAAATCTTACCGCACAGATCATATCGTGCACGCAAGCGACCGAGTATGCCTCAAAGTCCTCAAGCTTGGCAAGATCGACCTCGACCTTTGTTTGCATATTTTTAAGTGTTTGTATCTTATCTCTAGTCAGGGCTGCTTGCTCGTAGTCTTCAGCCTTAGCGTAGTTTAGCATGAGCTCTTCAAGACGAGTGATGAGCAAATTTGGATTTTGTAAGGCTGCGATAGCTTCGTTTACGATTTTAGCGTAGTTTTCTTTTGAAATTTTGCCTTCACACGGGGCGTAGCAGCGTTTTAGCTGATAAAAAAGGCAGGCTTTTTTGCCTTTGATGCAGGACTTTTTCTGAACTAGGTTGAAATTTAGATAAAGTGCCTCAAGCAGCTCGCTAGCTCCACTAAAATATGGCCCAAAATAGCGGATATTCGAGCCTTTAACCACCTTTCTAGTGATCTCAAATCTTGGAAAATCATCATTTAAATTTATAAAGATATAAGGGTAGGTCTTGTCGTCACGAAGCAAGATGTTGTATTTTGGCTTAAGCTGCTTGATGAAAGAATTTTCAAGTATGAGCGCGTCTGCTTCGCTTGGAGTTACGATGTATTCAAGATGCACAGCCTCGCTTATCATCTTAGAAATTCTTGGGCTTAGTTTTTCGGCTGGCGCTAGGCTTGGGGTAAATTTAAAGTAGCTTTTGACCCTGTTTTTTAAAATTTTGGCCTTGCCGACATATAAGAGTCTATTTTGCGCGTCAAAATACTGATATACGCCAGGCTCGTTTGGAAGCGTTCTGATCTCGTCTATTAGCATCTTGTCTGCTCATTTTTCTTGAGCAAAATTTCTCTTAGCTCTTCAAATTTTTGGTGTATTTGCTCGTCTTTTGCTAAATTTTTAAACTCGCCTTTACTAGCTGGCGCATAAAAGATGGCACTTTGCTCTTTCTGATTAAAAAATTTTAAAAATTTGCTCACGACAAATCTTATATTTTCTTCTTTTTTGTTCTTTGTATAGTTGATTTCGTTAATAGGTTTTGGAGTAAGAATGCTGTTAAAAACGCTATTTTTATTAAAATTGCAAAAGGTTTTTAATAACCTTTTTATATCATTTATACTACTATCACGCCTAAGCTCTAAAAGCCCAGTGGGATGAGTAAGAACAAAGGTCAAAACACCTTCTCTAACGTAGCAAAAAGCTATATAAAATCGTTTTGCTTTCCCCATAAGCTCTAAAAGCTGTTGGCACTCATTTGCCATGCTTAATTTTTCTTTATACAAAGGATTTTCGTGAATAGTATTTATCAAAAATTTAGCGTTTTTCATGGGCTTATCTTATCATCTTTTATTTTAATTTTTACTCTTTTTGCATTTAGTGGTTGTGGCTATAAAGATGATCCATTTTATGGAAATGCTCCCGTAAAAGAAAAGAAAACTGACAAGATAAACAAAATCTAGTAAAATTTTCGTATTTAAATAAAAATGTAATGTAAGCTTAATAATTTTAACTAACCTAATTTTTAGGCTCATTTAAGTAATATACCAAGATTTTTTATTCTACAAGGAGAGTATAATGAGGTTTTTTGGACTTCTAGGCTTGTTTTTTGCGATGGCTTTTGGTGCTGATGGAGAAGTTGCGGCTATTGACTTAACTACTACTTGGGCAGGAATTTTATCGCTTATAATTTTTGTTGTTGGATATTTTTTCATAGCAGCAGAAGAAAATTTCCATATCGATAAGGCAAAACCTGCTATCTTTATCGGTACGTTTATGTTCCTGCTTATCGGCGTTTATATGCTTATAAATGGCATGGATGTGCATTCGCTTGAACATGAGGTAAATCACCTGATTTTAGAGATCGCTCAGATAGTATTTTTCTTGATGGTGGCGATGACATTTATCGAAGCACTTATAGAAAGAGACGTATTTAACGCACTTAAATATAATCTCGTATCAAAAGGCTATACTTATAGAAAACTATTTTGGCTAACTGGTGTTTTGGCATTTTTCATAAGCCCAGTAGCTGATAACCTAACAACAGCGCTTATTCTTTCAACCGTTCTTCTAACGATAGATAGGAATAATACAAATTTCTTAGTAGCTGGCGCGATAAATATCGTCGTTGCAGCAAATGCAGGTGGAGCATGGAGTCCATTTGGTGATATCACTACGCTTATGGTTTGGGCAGCAGGTAAGTCACCATTTCTAGACTTTTTCGCACTTTTCCCAGCATCTATTATTGGCTGGCTTGTAACAGCATTTTTACTTTCTCGCGTGGTGCCAAGTACTGCACCACATTTTGATGTGGCAAACGAGCCAAAAGTGGTTATGAAAAAAGGTGGCAAAGCAGTTATTGCAATAGGCGCATTTACTATCTTTTGTGCAGTTATGATGCATCAGCTTTTCCACTTGCCAGCGATGTGGGGAATGATGTTTGGTTTCTCACTACTTAGTCTTTATACTTACTATTTCAAAAAAGCTCACAAAAATGAAGAGCCAATGCATGTATTTCACTATATGTCAAAGATCGAAAACAACACACTATTTTTCTTCTTTGGAATTTTAGCTGCAGTTGGCGCTCTTCATTTTGCTGGATTTTTAAATTACGCTGTATCACTTTATGATAAATTTGGCTCAACTGCTGTAAATATCGGAGTTGGATTCCTTTCAGCGATCGTTGATAATGTCCCTGTTATGTCAGCTGTTTTGAAAGCAAATCCAGCAATGGGAGCTGATGCAGGCGAGGCGATGAGTCAGTGGCTATTAGTGACACTAACTGCTGGTATCGGTGGTTCGATGATCAGCTTTGGTTCAGCAGCTGGTGTTGGAGTAATGGGTAAATTAAAAGGAATTTATACCTTTGGTGCACATATGAAATACGCTTGGATGGTGGTTCTAGGATATATCGTATCGATCATTGTTTGGTATGTGCAGTTTGAAATTTTTCATATCTATTTTTAAAAGGTTATAAATGAACAATACGATTATAGTTTTGGATTTTGGTTCACAATACACTCAGCTAATAGCCAGAAGGCTAAGAGAAGAGGGCGTCTACACTGAAATTTTGCCATTTAATGCAAAGCTTAGTGAGATAAAGGCGAAAGAGCCAAAGGGTATCATTTTAAGTGGCGGCCCAGCTAGTGTTTATGCTAAAGATGCTTATTTTTGCGATAACGGCGTCTTTGAGCTAAATATCCCTATACTTGGCGTTTGCTACGGCATGCAACTACTTGCTCACACGCATGGGGCTGAGGTTTTGGCGGCTGATCAAAAAGAGTACGGCAAGGCAGAGCTTAACGTTATTAAAGAGCATGAGCTATTTAAAGATACACCTTCAAAACAAATCGTATGGATGAGTCATAGTGACTATGTAAAAGACTTGCCAGAGGGCTTTGAAGTGATCGCTGTTAGTGAAAATTCGCCTTATTGTGCTTTTGGCGATGATAAACGAAAATTTTATGCAATCCAGTTTCACGCAGAGGTGCAACACAGCGAGTATGGCACGCAAATTTTAAAGAATTTTGCTAAATATATCTGCGGTTGCGAGAGCACATGGAACATGGGAAGCTTCGCTAAAAACAAGATAGAAGAGATAAGAAAAACAGTAGGCACTCACAAGGTGCTTTGCGCAGTTAGCGGCGGTGTGGATAGCTCTGTGACCGCAGCACTTTTAGCAGCTGCTGTGCCTGAAAATTTGATCCTTGTTTTTGTTGATAACGGACTTCTTAGAACAAACGAAAGAGAGCAAGTTGAAGCTACATTTAGAACAAAGCTTGGTGTTGAGCTAGTTAGCATAGATGCGAGTGAGACCTTCCTGGGACGATTAGCTGGTGTAGTAGATCCTGAGAAAAAACGCAAGATCATAGGTGAGACATTTATAGAAATTTTTGAGCAAGAGGCTAAAAAGCATGGTGATGTGAAATTTTTAGCTCAAGGCACTCTTTATACTGATATCATCGAAAGCTCCGTAGTTGGCTCAAGTAAGACGATAAAGAGTCACCACAACGTTGGAGGTTTGCCTGATTGGATGACATTTGAGCTGATAGAACCGCTAAGAGAAATTTTTAAAGACGAGGTTAGAAAGCTAGGCCTTGAGCTTGGACTAAGCCGCGATCTAGTCTTCCGCCACCCTTTCCCAGGACCGGGCCTTGCTATCCGCATAATGGGCGAAGTAAATAAACCAAGCTAGAGCTACTTCGCAAAGCTGACGTGATCTTACGTGACGAGCTAAAAAGTACTGGCTGGTACAACAAAACTTGGCAGGCGTTTTGCGTACTCTTAAATGTAAATTCTGTTGGCGTAATGGGTGATAACCGCACTTATGAAAACGCTGTTTGCGTGCGTGTGGTCGATGCGAGCGATGGCATGACTGCAAGCTTCTCACGCCTGCCGTACGATCTGCTAGAAAACGTAAGTCGCCGCATTATAAACGAGGTAAATGGCATCAACCGCGTAGTTTACGACATCTCGAGCAAGCCACCTGCAACTATTGAGTGGGAATAGAGTAAAAGTATTTCTGTTGTAAAACCGTTGAAAATACAATATCACAACGGCTGACGGAAGCAAAAAGCTCTTTAGTGATACTATTTTGATACTAAAAGTAAGAAAAAGTAGGTTCCAAAGGGAGTTGTTGAATTTAGATAAATTATTTAGAAAGCCTTCCATCATTTTGGTGGGAGGCTTTTGTGGAAACAGCGGTTGATAAGTTTGAATTTGAAGAGGTTATAGCAATGAAACTTCTTTGCATCGGAGACCACTTTAACATACAGTAATGCGGGATATTCATTTATACCTGACCTAAATAAAAATTTAAATGCTATTAATAAATGCTTAAATGGTGGTACATTATATGGGATTTATTTTAGTTTGAATATTTTTAAAGAGGTGTCAATATGAGACACAAAGATACAAAAATAGAATGTGAAGAGTTATGGGCAAAAAATAAATATTTTGTACTAAGCAAATCGCATAAAGCATATTTGGAGATAAGGGCGTATTTGAGGGAAAAAGAACCGGATGTTTTATGGATAAATAAAAAAATACAGGAAACAAGAGATATGAAGGAGAGTAAAAAAGATTTTAGTAATGCCATTCTTCACATATGGGGATATTTCAAAAAAAATGCAAGTACAGTTGAAAAACAGGCATTATTTGATATATTAAATGAATATATGGAGGGGAAAAATAATCAAGATGTTGTAATTGAATACATTAACACTTTACTAAAAAGATACCCTAATGAATATTTAGAAAAATCAACCTTCTTAACAGGAGAAAAATATGAGACTATGGCATGAAAAACTTATCCACTTATTGCCCAAAAGTCAGCTGCTTGGACAACATAGGGAATGTTGTGCTTTGAGGGGCAATGGATGGAAAAAGAAACATAAAACTGTGGACTATGTGTTTACATATTCCCCGTATCATCTTTTTATTTACCATGTATTGGTTATGGAGGAGATGGAAAAAAGGGGATATAATGTTTCTGTGGAATGGAAAGATAAAAATTATAGAGGAAGGACGGTAGAAAAGTACAATAATCTTAAAGAGGAAATTATAAGCAGTCCAATTTACAAAGAGCATAATATTGAATATCTGGCTGATTGCATAGAAAATTTAAGAAATAAAGGTATACATTTAAAAGTATAGAAGTTGTGGAAGAGCAAATTGATATAAAAATAAAAAAAGTTGAAGATGAACTGGGAAAGGAAGGTGCATCAAGAGAGATATTATATGACCTTTCAGAATGGTTTGGAATGCCGGAAAGCACAGAAGAGTATATTTGTGATTCACGGTAAAAGCCTTTTCTCGCTTGCCATATGAATGATGAGTCGGTTGGTTTTGTTGTATTAAATGCAACCGACAAGGATTGTACAGATATTTTTGTAATTGGTATAAAAAATTCCATCAAATGGGTATTGGATCAGTACTTAACGAAGCTTACAAAACTACGGCAAGGAAGCCGGGTTATGCATATTAAAAACAGAAACTAAAAAGATACCGTTATAGAATAAAAGAAACAAATATGATATGGTAATT includes:
- a CDS encoding sodium:proton antiporter, producing the protein MRFFGLLGLFFAMAFGADGEVAAIDLTTTWAGILSLIIFVVGYFFIAAEENFHIDKAKPAIFIGTFMFLLIGVYMLINGMDVHSLEHEVNHLILEIAQIVFFLMVAMTFIEALIERDVFNALKYNLVSKGYTYRKLFWLTGVLAFFISPVADNLTTALILSTVLLTIDRNNTNFLVAGAINIVVAANAGGAWSPFGDITTLMVWAAGKSPFLDFFALFPASIIGWLVTAFLLSRVVPSTAPHFDVANEPKVVMKKGGKAVIAIGAFTIFCAVMMHQLFHLPAMWGMMFGFSLLSLYTYYFKKAHKNEEPMHVFHYMSKIENNTLFFFFGILAAVGALHFAGFLNYAVSLYDKFGSTAVNIGVGFLSAIVDNVPVMSAVLKANPAMGADAGEAMSQWLLVTLTAGIGGSMISFGSAAGVGVMGKLKGIYTFGAHMKYAWMVVLGYIVSIIVWYVQFEIFHIYF